The nucleotide window GACCTGCACTGTGGGACAACATCTACAATAGAACTGGGgtgtcctttttgctttatatttatttctccagTCACCTTTTGATGTAGGATATGAAGAGGATAGGACAATTCTAGTAATGAGATGTTTGGGTTTGACTGGGATGGATCATGGGAACATATTCATTGTCAAAGTGAATATGTCACATACTCATGAGTTAAATGAGCCTTTTTAGAGAGAGAATAGGAGAATAATATTTGGTTTCTTCTGACACGAAACAAATAAATTctattttgcttgtttgtttcaGAGCTACAGCAGGATAGCAAACCATATTCTGAACAGCTCCATCATTTCCAACTGGGCTTTTGTGAAGGACAGAAACGCTGGTTCAATATTACTGGACTCAGTGAACTTATTTGCTGGGAAACTTCTTCTAAGAAATGGGTCAGAGAGCATCCAGGAGCCCTTCATGGCTACCAAAGGCTACAGCATACACAGAAACACTTCAGCAAAGACCTTTGACTTTTCCATGGAGTTCAACGGCACAGGCAACATCACCGGGCAGGTGTTGATTCCAGAGGAGGAGCTCCAGAGGTTACCCAGGGCGTCCAAAGCCGTCAGCGTGGCGTTCCCCACGCTGGGAGCGGTGCTGGAGCCGCAGCAGCCGGAGCCCGCTGCCGTGGGCGGGCTGGTGCTGTCGCTGTCGCTGCCGGAGGAGCTGCGGAGCGTGGTGCTGACGTTcggcgggccgggcgggcgggcgcggggcgctCGGTGCGTGGGGTGGCACTGGCGGGAGCGGCGCTGGGACGCGCGGCCGTGCGCGCTGCGGGCGCTCGGTGCCCGGGCCGTGGTGTGCCGGTGCGCGCCCCGCCGCGCCTACCGCGCCTTCTCCGTCCTCATggcccccgccgcgccccgcagCGCGCTGCTCGCCCTGCTCACCCGCCTGGGGCTGGGCCTCTCCGtcctcagcctgctgctctgcctgctcgTCGAGGCGCTGGTGTGGCGCCACGTCACCAGAACCCGGATCGCCTACATGCGCCACTTGTGCCTGGTCAACATCGCCGCTGTTCTCCTGGTCGCTGACCTGCTCTTCATCCTGGCAGCCGTCGTGCACGACACGGCCCTGAACTACCGGCTGTGCGTGGCAGCCACCTTCTTCCTTCACTTTTTCTATCTTGCCCTGTTTTTTTGGATGTTTACCCTGGGCCTCTTGATTCTCTATGGgttgttattaattttttttaaggtaacGAGATCTGCGTTCCTCGCTGCGGCGTTCTCTATCGGATATGGATGTCCCCTGGTCATATCTGTCCTCACTGTTGCCATTACTGAACCTAAAAATGGCTATTTAAGGAGTGGAGCCTGCTGGCTCAATTGGTATGAGACAAAAGCCCTTCTGGCTTTTGTGGTACCTGCCCTGAGCATCGTAGTTATGAACCTCATTGTGGTGGTTGTGGTTGTGGTGAAGACTGGGAGATCCTCATTTGGAGAAGGCTGCAAGTCACAAGATCTGAGCAGCATGATCCGAGTCAGCAAAAACGTTGCCCTTCTGACACCTCTGCTGGGCCTCACCTGGGGGTTTGGATTAGCAACAATCATTGACAGCCACTCTCTGGCCTTCCACGTGGTGTTTGCGCTGCTGAACGCCTTCCAGGTAAActctgggatgctgggaatAGTGCCTGTGCCCAGACCTTGAGCCTGGCATAAGGGTACAGaccagagaggggctggcagcaggtgTTGTGTGTGAAAAGTAGGATCTCAGATTTCCCTTCCACTCAGTGCTTTGCCATGGTACCTGTTCAGTTTAGGTGCAGATGGATCATGGAACAAACTGATCTGGTTTGAAGTGGGATAAACAATTAATCCCattattaatttctgttaaatgTAAAATGCACCAATTAATGTCCATAATTGCAAAGATGTTTGATCCTGATCAATTGCACAGAAAATTCTCCCTACCAGTGAAGATGACACTGGCACAgctttcccagagaagctgtggctgccccattcctgggaatgttcaagtccaggctggatggagctctgagcaacctgggctagtggaaggtgtccctgcccatggcagggcattGGAACTGGATGTTCTTTAAGGTCaactccaacccaaaccattccataacTGATTCCATGGTTTTGATTAACTCACCAGCACAAACACCCAGTGTTACCTGATGCAGGGCTGCACCCACTCTGCCTTAGCTCTTCTTGGCTCAGGCTGCACTGAGTGGGCTGAGAAATTCCTGGTTTGTCACCCATCAGTCCAGTTCACAGTCAGGATTAACAGAGGTTATTTCCATTCCTGATGTTCCCAGAGAGCCTGCATGTGTGGATAAACCCATTTTGTGCATTGCTGTTGCCCAAATCACAGGTGATGAGATCTCTCCTTAATGAAAAGACATCTAGAAATATCATGTGGTTATGCTGATTTTGTTAACTGGTTTTGTAATTTCTTAGGGATTCTTCATCCTGTTGTTTGGGACACTTCTGGACAGAAAGGTACTTATTCTGGATTATATGAACATTTTCTACACCTTGAGAAACTGATCCctttaatactttttatttaaatctgcaGACAAGAGAAGCCTTAAGGATGAGCTGCTTTTCATCAAGGAGGAAATGGCGTCTGGAAAAGgtaaagtttatttattttcccattaatGGCTGATTTACCAACTTACAAACTTTATTTGTGTGTCAGAAGAATGGAACCATCCACTACATCTTACACCATGTAGCATTTTGCAGATGTAAATTCTGGCTGGAGGACATACAGGTATCTCAAAAGTCTTCTCAGGATATTAATCTTCTAAATATCAGAATTGATTTTTGTGACTCCTACATAACCTACTGCTGTGGTTACAAAGTTAAAAGTGGTATTTTAATCTGATCTCTGCACCTGCAGATGACAAAGCCCATTAGGTAAACAGTGCCAGTAACTTTTTTTTGCCCTGGATGTGAATTAGATTGACTTTAAGGTCACTGAATAAGGAAGGAACAGAATTAGGAATCAGAATTCCCAATACAGTGACCTGTTTGCTGCCTTCACAAAACTATGGATCTGTatgccagcagggctgctttAGGATGCCAGAGGATTGTTCTGCTTTCATCTGAGGGGTGGAAAccacccagagcccagccagtGTGTTTGGTGCTAATTGATGTGCACTCATGAGAGCTTGATGTTCTTTAAAATATCAGAACAATTCATTAAAAGCAATGTTTCATCCttaaaaaaacagtgttttagCAGCTTCCTCCAAAAACTTTGGCAGAGTTGAAGTGTTGACATCACTGAGTTGGTGTTTCCTACCTCTACTGGAAAACTTTTGTCTGTTGTCCTTAGATTTCTTTTGTTACCAAGGCTTTAGTGGTTTCACACAATGTTTATAACAGGGAGTGCCCTTTAGGTGTCTCAGGAATTAcctgcagtgttttcttctgCCAGAAGAAACTGTGTCAATCCAGTTTGGacttgggaaaaataatttctttgctttttttcccagtttatcACTCAGTTATGATCCTTCTACTGAAGGCTGCGGAGAGTCTTCCAGTGACTGTGTGTTCAAATGTGGTTTGTGAGGGGAAAACAGAGGTTAATGCAACTATTCCTCTCCTCTGAAACCAGCATTTGGGTCATTTGGGGAAGAAGAGACTGTGCAACTTCGGGATTACAACTCTTTTATAGGTCCAGGAAGATCCAGTAAAGATGTTTCACATCCTGTCAGGCATTAGGTCAGGATTGAAAGTTTGAAAGTTAAAATTCTCTCAAGACACCATCAGTAAAATAGTCTGGAAACAGCAGATGGAAATGTCACTAATCCCATGAG belongs to Oenanthe melanoleuca isolate GR-GAL-2019-014 chromosome 3, OMel1.0, whole genome shotgun sequence and includes:
- the ADGRF4 gene encoding adhesion G protein-coupled receptor F4; this encodes MDVRVIHCLLLWAAHFFLAVPHTTARVLSNTSKTGDEQDACINLIPCQDNGAICIQPCSPSFHGETSFVCEDRKWQMLSDACASLDVQSLFQRISQSEPLSCSGGHGGAAGEHLPFIGGGKPGHGKPGDGAKHFGAGNHSCQADFSCIIPDILSSPAIPGNIADIVELLKKISLQLSENVTREKMQSYSRIANHILNSSIISNWAFVKDRNAGSILLDSVNLFAGKLLLRNGSESIQEPFMATKGYSIHRNTSAKTFDFSMEFNGTGNITGQVLIPEEELQRLPRASKAVSVAFPTLGAVLEPQQPEPAAVGGLVLSLSLPEELRSVVLTFGGPGGRARGARCVGWHWRERRWDARPCALRALGARAVVCRCAPRRAYRAFSVLMAPAAPRSALLALLTRLGLGLSVLSLLLCLLVEALVWRHVTRTRIAYMRHLCLVNIAAVLLVADLLFILAAVVHDTALNYRLCVAATFFLHFFYLALFFWMFTLGLLILYGLLLIFFKVTRSAFLAAAFSIGYGCPLVISVLTVAITEPKNGYLRSGACWLNWYETKALLAFVVPALSIVVMNLIVVVVVVVKTGRSSFGEGCKSQDLSSMIRVSKNVALLTPLLGLTWGFGLATIIDSHSLAFHVVFALLNAFQGFFILLFGTLLDRKTREALRMSCFSSRRKWRLEKS